In Cupriavidus basilensis, the following proteins share a genomic window:
- a CDS encoding nitrate reductase, whose amino-acid sequence MNLSDIPVILSTGSPTLLSADASVTVTDTTCPYCGVGCGVRATRHADGSVEVAGDTSHGSNQGRLCVKGSALAETVGLEGRLLHPQVRGADGALQPVSWDHALDKVAQGFKDIIAEHGPDAVALYVSGQLLTEDYYVANKLMKGFIGSANIDTNSRLCMSSAVAGHKRAFGEDLVPGNYEDLELADLVVLVGSNTAWCHPILFQRLLKAKEARPEMKLVVIDPRRTATCELADLHLPVKPGTDVWLFNGLLHYLAQHGAVDQSFVDAHTSGLDAALAAAGPDCADIAKVAKACKLDPEALRGFYALFAATPKVVTGFSQGVNQSSAGTDKVNSIINCHLATGRVGQPGMGPFSLTGQPNAMGGREVGGLANMLAAHMELADPLHREIVQSFWGSPAIADKPGLKAVELFEAIEQGRVKAVWVIATNPVVSLPDADQARRALAKCQLVVSSDIMLRTDTNDAAHVLLPALGWGEKDGTVTSSERRISRQRAFLPAPGEARADWRILCDVATRMGFDGFRFAGPHEIFDEHARLSTYRNAGSSDQPHAPRMFDLAGLAGMSQKQFDALSPVQWPVMATPPGRLANASGGTARLFADGRFAHPDGRARFIATAPRAPFHATDDEFPLVLNTGRVRDQWHTMTRTGKSPKLADHIAEPFVDMHPQDALLSGVSEGKLARVTTRWGAMVARVQHSGGIPRGSVFVPIHWNGQFSSDARVGALVNPVVDPVSGEPEFKHTPVRVEEFRVSWHGFVLSREDLQADELTYWTRVQGRQFQRYEFAGRENIADRAAWARQLLGIDDPNADWIEYEDRTAGIYHAGHVVDDRLQACLYVCTRPDLPSRAWLSTLFAKDRLEDADRIGLLLGQPMEKGADAGPTVCSCFGVGRNTICDAVRKHDLKTPAEVTACVKAGGNCGSCVPELKKLLAEIRVAEVA is encoded by the coding sequence GTGAACCTGTCCGATATCCCCGTCATCCTCTCCACCGGTTCGCCCACCCTGCTGTCCGCCGACGCCTCAGTCACCGTCACCGATACCACCTGCCCGTATTGCGGCGTGGGCTGCGGCGTGCGCGCCACCCGCCATGCCGACGGCAGCGTGGAGGTGGCCGGCGACACCAGCCACGGCTCCAACCAGGGCCGCCTGTGCGTGAAGGGCTCGGCGCTGGCGGAAACCGTCGGCCTGGAAGGCCGCCTGCTGCACCCGCAAGTACGCGGTGCCGACGGCGCCTTGCAGCCAGTGTCCTGGGACCATGCCCTGGACAAGGTCGCCCAGGGCTTCAAGGACATCATCGCCGAACACGGCCCCGATGCCGTGGCGCTCTACGTCTCCGGCCAGTTGCTGACCGAGGATTACTACGTTGCCAACAAGCTGATGAAGGGCTTTATCGGCAGCGCCAACATCGACACCAACTCGCGCCTATGCATGTCGTCGGCGGTGGCCGGGCACAAGCGCGCCTTTGGCGAGGACCTGGTGCCGGGCAACTACGAAGACCTGGAACTGGCCGACCTGGTGGTGCTGGTCGGCTCCAACACCGCATGGTGCCATCCGATCCTGTTCCAGCGGCTGCTCAAAGCCAAGGAAGCGCGGCCAGAAATGAAGCTGGTGGTGATCGACCCGCGCCGCACCGCCACCTGCGAGCTGGCCGACCTGCACCTGCCGGTCAAGCCCGGCACCGACGTGTGGCTGTTCAACGGCTTGCTGCACTACCTGGCACAGCACGGCGCGGTGGACCAGTCATTCGTCGACGCCCACACCAGCGGCCTGGACGCCGCGCTGGCGGCCGCCGGCCCGGACTGCGCCGACATCGCCAAGGTAGCCAAGGCATGCAAGCTCGACCCTGAAGCCCTGCGCGGCTTCTACGCATTGTTCGCCGCCACGCCCAAGGTGGTGACCGGCTTCTCGCAAGGCGTGAACCAGTCGTCGGCCGGCACCGACAAGGTCAACAGCATCATCAACTGCCACCTGGCCACCGGCCGCGTGGGCCAGCCCGGCATGGGCCCCTTCTCGCTGACCGGCCAGCCCAATGCCATGGGCGGGCGCGAGGTCGGCGGGCTGGCCAATATGCTGGCCGCGCATATGGAGCTGGCCGACCCGCTGCACCGGGAAATCGTGCAATCGTTCTGGGGCTCGCCTGCCATCGCGGACAAGCCAGGCCTGAAGGCGGTGGAGCTGTTCGAGGCCATCGAGCAAGGCCGGGTCAAGGCCGTGTGGGTGATCGCCACCAACCCGGTGGTCAGCCTGCCGGATGCCGACCAGGCCCGCCGCGCGCTGGCCAAGTGCCAACTGGTGGTCAGCTCCGACATCATGCTGCGCACCGATACCAACGACGCCGCGCACGTCCTGCTGCCCGCGCTGGGCTGGGGCGAGAAGGACGGCACCGTCACCAGTTCCGAGCGCCGCATCTCGCGCCAGCGCGCCTTCCTGCCGGCGCCCGGCGAGGCCCGCGCTGACTGGCGGATCCTGTGCGATGTGGCCACGCGCATGGGCTTTGACGGATTCCGCTTTGCCGGACCGCACGAGATCTTCGACGAGCACGCGCGGCTGAGCACCTACCGCAACGCGGGCAGCAGCGATCAGCCCCACGCGCCACGCATGTTCGACCTCGCCGGGCTGGCTGGCATGAGCCAGAAGCAATTCGACGCGCTCTCACCGGTGCAATGGCCGGTGATGGCCACGCCCCCGGGGCGCCTCGCCAACGCGTCCGGCGGCACTGCCCGGCTGTTCGCCGATGGCCGTTTCGCCCACCCCGATGGCCGCGCCCGCTTTATCGCCACCGCGCCGCGCGCGCCGTTCCACGCCACCGATGACGAGTTCCCGCTAGTGCTCAACACCGGCCGCGTGCGCGACCAATGGCACACCATGACCCGCACCGGCAAATCGCCCAAGCTGGCCGACCACATCGCCGAGCCCTTCGTCGACATGCATCCGCAGGATGCCCTGCTATCCGGCGTCAGCGAAGGCAAGCTGGCCCGCGTGACCACGCGCTGGGGCGCCATGGTGGCGCGGGTGCAGCACAGCGGCGGCATCCCGCGCGGCAGCGTATTCGTGCCGATCCACTGGAACGGCCAGTTCAGCTCCGACGCGCGCGTGGGCGCGCTGGTCAACCCGGTGGTGGACCCGGTCTCGGGCGAGCCCGAGTTCAAGCACACGCCGGTGCGCGTGGAAGAGTTCCGCGTGTCGTGGCATGGCTTCGTGTTGAGCCGCGAGGACCTCCAGGCGGACGAGCTGACCTACTGGACGCGCGTCCAGGGCCGCCAGTTCCAGCGCTACGAGTTCGCCGGCCGCGAGAATATCGCCGACCGCGCCGCGTGGGCCCGCCAATTGCTCGGCATCGACGACCCCAATGCGGACTGGATCGAGTACGAAGACCGCACCGCCGGCATCTATCACGCCGGCCACGTGGTCGACGACCGCCTGCAGGCCTGCCTCTATGTGTGCACGCGCCCCGACCTGCCCTCGCGCGCGTGGCTGTCCACGCTGTTCGCCAAGGACCGCCTGGAAGACGCCGATCGCATCGGCCTGCTGCTGGGCCAGCCAATGGAAAAGGGCGCGGACGCCGGCCCCACCGTGTGCTCCTGCTTCGGCGTGGGGCGCAACACCATCTGCGATGCGGTGCGCAAGCATGACCTCAAGACACCGGCCGAAGTCACCGCCTGCGTGAAGGCGGGCGGCAACTGCGGGTCCTGCGTGCCGGAGTTGAAGAAGCTGCTGGCAGAGATACGGGTGGCGGAAGTGGCTTGA